From the genome of Variovorax sp. RA8, one region includes:
- the purM gene encoding phosphoribosylformylglycinamidine cyclo-ligase: protein MNSTPPTPLSYKDAGVDIDAGDALVDRIKPLAKKTMREGVLAGIGGFGALFEVPKRYKEPVLVSGTDGVGTKLKLAFEWHMHDTVGIDLVAMSVNDVLVQGAEPLFFLDYFACGKLDVDTAAAVVGGIARGCEQSGCALIGGETAEMPGMYPAGEYDLAGFAVGAVEKSKILTGRDVKPGDVVLGLASAGVHSNGFSLVRKVIERAGADLPATLDGQPFREAVMAPTRLYVKPVLAALARHPIKALAHITGGGLLENIPRVLPEGTAAHLKKGSWPQSELFAWLQKVAGIDDLEMNRTFNNGIGMVVVIDAADAAACAATLRAEGETVYEIGTIAPLGAGAAVVVA from the coding sequence ATGAACTCCACCCCGCCCACCCCGCTCAGCTACAAGGATGCCGGCGTCGACATCGATGCCGGCGACGCGCTGGTCGACCGCATCAAGCCGCTGGCCAAGAAGACGATGCGCGAGGGCGTGCTGGCCGGCATCGGCGGCTTCGGCGCCCTGTTCGAGGTACCCAAGCGCTACAAGGAGCCGGTGCTGGTGAGCGGCACCGACGGCGTGGGCACGAAGCTCAAGCTGGCCTTCGAGTGGCACATGCACGACACCGTCGGCATCGACCTGGTGGCCATGAGCGTCAACGACGTGCTGGTGCAGGGTGCCGAGCCGCTGTTCTTCCTCGACTACTTCGCCTGCGGCAAGCTCGATGTGGACACGGCCGCGGCAGTGGTCGGCGGCATTGCCCGCGGCTGCGAGCAGAGCGGCTGCGCGCTGATCGGTGGCGAGACCGCCGAGATGCCCGGCATGTACCCGGCCGGCGAGTACGACCTGGCCGGCTTCGCGGTGGGCGCGGTCGAGAAGTCGAAGATCCTCACGGGCCGGGACGTCAAGCCCGGTGACGTGGTACTGGGCCTGGCCTCGGCGGGCGTGCATTCCAATGGCTTCAGCCTGGTGCGCAAGGTGATCGAGCGTGCGGGCGCCGACCTGCCCGCCACGCTGGACGGCCAACCCTTCCGGGAGGCCGTGATGGCGCCGACCCGGCTCTACGTCAAGCCGGTGCTGGCGGCGTTGGCCCGGCACCCGATCAAGGCGCTGGCCCACATCACGGGCGGCGGGCTGCTGGAGAACATCCCGCGGGTGCTGCCCGAGGGCACGGCGGCGCACCTGAAGAAGGGCAGCTGGCCGCAAAGCGAGCTCTTCGCCTGGCTGCAGAAGGTGGCCGGCATCGACGACCTGGAGATGAACCGCACCTTCAACAACGGGATCGGCATGGTGGTTGTGATCGACGCGGCCGACGCCGCGGCCTGCGCCGCCACGCTGCGTGCTGAGGGAGAGACGGTGTACGAGATCGGCACCATCGCGCCGCTCGGCGCCGGCGCGGCCGTGGTCGTGGCCTGA
- a CDS encoding glycosyltransferase family 4 protein produces the protein MKIAQIAPMYESVPPRLYGGTERVVAHLCNALVSQGHEVTLFASADARTRAQLVPIREQALRLDPAPLKSDLASHMVLLQEVRRQADDFDVLHFHIDLLHFPFFADMAERTLTTLHGRLDLKDLPEAYAQWQQFPLASISRHQRAPLPFARWHGTVHHGLDPALYPFQPEAAGGYLAFLGRISPEKRPDRAIAIATRAGLPLKIAAKIDAVDKEYFRERIRPLLDHPLVEFIGEIGDAEKPAFLGGARALLFPIDWPEPFGLVLIEAMACGTPVIAWRCGSVPEVVDHGISGLIVGDEDEALAAVQQIGALDRTEVRATFERRFSAATMAKAYVELYRRRPAHDKDGTSYPKAA, from the coding sequence ATGAAGATCGCTCAGATCGCTCCAATGTACGAGTCCGTGCCACCCCGTCTCTATGGCGGAACGGAGCGGGTCGTCGCCCATCTCTGCAATGCCTTGGTGAGCCAGGGTCACGAGGTCACCCTGTTCGCCTCGGCCGACGCACGCACACGGGCGCAGTTGGTTCCCATACGCGAACAGGCATTGCGGCTGGACCCGGCGCCGCTCAAATCTGACCTGGCCAGCCACATGGTGCTGCTTCAGGAGGTGCGACGACAGGCGGACGACTTCGACGTGCTGCATTTCCACATCGACCTGCTGCACTTTCCCTTCTTCGCGGACATGGCCGAACGCACGCTCACCACCCTGCACGGCCGGCTGGACCTGAAGGACCTGCCCGAAGCCTATGCCCAGTGGCAGCAGTTCCCACTGGCCTCCATTTCCAGGCACCAGCGCGCGCCCCTGCCCTTTGCCCGCTGGCACGGCACGGTCCACCATGGACTCGACCCGGCGCTCTACCCCTTCCAGCCGGAGGCGGCCGGCGGCTACCTCGCCTTCCTCGGCCGGATCTCGCCCGAGAAAAGGCCCGACCGGGCCATCGCGATCGCCACTCGCGCAGGGCTGCCGCTGAAGATCGCCGCCAAGATCGACGCGGTGGACAAGGAATACTTCCGTGAGCGCATCCGGCCGCTGCTCGACCATCCGCTGGTGGAATTCATCGGGGAGATCGGGGATGCCGAGAAGCCCGCCTTCCTTGGCGGCGCGCGCGCCCTGCTGTTCCCCATCGACTGGCCGGAGCCCTTCGGGCTGGTGCTGATCGAGGCCATGGCCTGCGGGACGCCGGTCATCGCCTGGCGCTGCGGCTCGGTGCCCGAGGTGGTGGATCACGGGATCAGCGGCCTGATCGTCGGCGACGAGGATGAGGCGCTCGCAGCCGTCCAACAGATCGGTGCACTCGACCGCACCGAGGTCCGCGCCACCTTCGAGCGGCGTTTTTCTGCCGCAACCATGGCCAAGGCCTACGTGGAGTTGTATCGTCGGCGTCCTGCGCACGACAAAGACGGCACTTCCTATCCCAAGGCGGCTTGA
- the hda gene encoding DnaA regulatory inactivator Hda: MKQLALDIGLASGPTLAGFFAGPNEPALRHLRLWVGDARSSTLHSPVPTYLWGESGSGKTHLLEAVRSALREQGASVGWLHAGLSDPPDFDERWGAVLLDDVHLYTAVQQHAAFNWFVNAQSLQRGVVAAGAVPPADLPLREDLRTRLGWGHVFHLKVLNEPERRAVLRQAADSRGVMLTDEVLDYMLHRFSRDLGSLMELLAQLDGYALQTQRAITIPLIRSMLENE; the protein is encoded by the coding sequence ATGAAGCAGCTCGCGCTCGATATCGGCCTTGCCTCCGGTCCGACACTGGCGGGCTTCTTCGCCGGTCCCAACGAACCCGCGCTGCGGCATCTGCGGCTGTGGGTGGGCGATGCGCGTTCGAGCACGCTGCATTCGCCGGTGCCGACTTACCTCTGGGGCGAGAGCGGCAGCGGCAAGACGCATCTGCTGGAAGCGGTGCGCAGCGCCCTGCGCGAGCAGGGCGCGAGCGTGGGGTGGCTGCATGCGGGGCTCTCGGATCCGCCCGACTTCGACGAGCGCTGGGGCGCGGTGCTGCTCGACGACGTACATCTCTACACGGCGGTCCAGCAGCACGCGGCCTTCAACTGGTTCGTCAACGCGCAGAGCCTGCAGCGCGGGGTGGTGGCGGCGGGCGCGGTGCCGCCGGCCGACCTGCCGCTGCGCGAGGACCTGCGCACGCGCCTGGGTTGGGGCCATGTGTTCCACTTGAAGGTGCTGAACGAACCGGAGCGCCGTGCCGTGCTGCGCCAGGCCGCCGACAGCCGCGGCGTGATGCTGACGGACGAGGTGCTGGACTACATGCTGCATCGCTTCAGCCGAGACCTCGGCAGCCTGATGGAGCTGCTGGCGCAGCTCGACGGCTATGCCTTGCAGACCCAGCGCGCGATCACGATCCCCCTGATCCGGTCGATGCTCGAAAATGAATGA
- a CDS encoding isochorismatase family protein codes for MKSCLIVIDAQESFRHRPYFTPRDLSAYAFAQNALIEGCRAAGIPIVRIFHVDGPALADNPFAIESGHVRPLAELASFEAAATYTKHRHSALVGTGLDVWLTQNGIARLIVSGIRTEQCCETTTRHASDLGWAVDFVTDATLTFDMTQPDGRPLAAADIKARTATVLEGRFAKLCTVEQALERAGALAAA; via the coding sequence ATGAAGTCTTGTCTGATAGTGATCGATGCCCAGGAATCCTTCCGCCATCGCCCCTATTTCACCCCGCGTGACCTGTCCGCCTACGCGTTCGCCCAGAACGCGTTGATCGAAGGCTGCCGCGCTGCCGGCATTCCGATCGTGCGCATCTTTCACGTCGACGGACCCGCTCTCGCCGACAACCCCTTCGCCATCGAATCCGGCCACGTCCGGCCGCTGGCCGAGCTCGCGTCTTTCGAAGCGGCCGCCACCTACACCAAGCACCGCCACAGCGCCCTCGTCGGGACCGGGCTCGATGTGTGGCTGACGCAGAACGGCATCGCCAGGCTGATCGTGAGCGGCATCCGCACCGAACAATGCTGCGAGACCACGACCCGCCATGCCTCAGACCTGGGCTGGGCGGTCGATTTCGTTACCGATGCCACGCTGACCTTCGACATGACGCAGCCCGACGGCCGGCCCCTGGCGGCGGCCGACATCAAGGCTCGCACCGCGACCGTGCTGGAAGGCCGTTTCGCGAAACTGTGCACCGTCGAGCAAGCACTGGAGCGGGCCGGCGCGCTGGCCGCGGCCTGA
- the murJ gene encoding murein biosynthesis integral membrane protein MurJ — MSLFKSASTVSLLTLASRITGLIRDVLMTSVFGVSAMTDAFYVAFRIPNLFRRVFGEGAFSQAFVPVLAANRTEQGDAGAKALVDHVGTLLTWTLVLLCVAGVIGAPLMVWAMASGLQKNPESFDAAVAMTRWMFPYIGFMSLVALAGGILNTWRKFAVPAAAPVLLNVALILSIVVGAPWFRRLGLEPIYAQCAGVMVGGVLQLALQIPALRRVGMMPRIGLGPGAIRAAWADPGTRRVARLMLPALIGVSVAQISLLINTQIASHLATGSVSWITNADRLMEFPTALLGVALGVVLMPQLAGARAAQDDARYSAMLDWGLRLVVLLSVPCALALLVFARPLVAVLFHNGAFNEFHVQRTSLALMGYGVGLVGLVAVKVLAPGYYAKHDTRTPMLIAVAVLVLTQLLNVALVPLLQHAALTLTIAIGAMVNALWLLVGLVRRGSYRPEPGWGRFLLQVLAGTAALSALLVWGNQHFDWIGLQAQRLHRIGLLAALVIGGALLYFAVLALAGVKLRSLVRR, encoded by the coding sequence GTGTCGCTCTTCAAATCCGCCTCCACCGTCTCCCTGCTGACGCTCGCTTCCCGCATCACGGGGCTCATCCGCGACGTGCTCATGACCTCGGTGTTCGGCGTCAGCGCGATGACCGACGCGTTCTACGTCGCCTTCCGCATCCCCAACCTGTTCCGGCGCGTGTTCGGCGAGGGCGCCTTCAGCCAGGCGTTCGTGCCGGTCCTGGCGGCCAACCGGACCGAGCAGGGCGACGCAGGCGCCAAGGCACTGGTGGACCACGTGGGGACACTGCTGACCTGGACCCTCGTCCTGCTGTGCGTGGCGGGCGTGATCGGGGCGCCGCTGATGGTCTGGGCCATGGCCAGCGGCCTGCAGAAGAACCCGGAGAGCTTCGACGCCGCCGTCGCCATGACGCGCTGGATGTTCCCCTACATCGGCTTCATGTCGCTGGTGGCGCTGGCCGGCGGCATCCTCAACACCTGGCGCAAGTTCGCCGTGCCTGCGGCCGCGCCGGTGCTGCTGAACGTGGCGCTGATCCTCTCCATCGTGGTCGGCGCGCCCTGGTTCAGGCGCCTGGGGCTCGAGCCGATCTATGCGCAGTGCGCAGGCGTGATGGTGGGCGGGGTGCTCCAGCTGGCGCTGCAGATTCCCGCGCTGCGCAGGGTTGGGATGATGCCGCGCATCGGCCTCGGCCCGGGCGCGATCCGCGCCGCCTGGGCCGATCCGGGCACGCGCCGCGTCGCGCGCCTGATGCTGCCGGCGCTGATCGGCGTCAGCGTGGCGCAGATCTCGCTGCTGATCAACACGCAGATCGCCTCCCACCTCGCAACCGGCAGCGTGAGTTGGATCACCAATGCCGACCGGCTGATGGAGTTCCCCACCGCGTTGCTGGGCGTGGCGCTCGGCGTGGTGCTGATGCCCCAGCTCGCCGGCGCGCGCGCGGCCCAGGACGATGCGCGCTACTCCGCGATGCTCGACTGGGGCCTTCGCCTGGTGGTGCTGCTGTCGGTGCCCTGCGCCCTGGCCCTGCTGGTCTTTGCGCGACCGCTGGTGGCCGTGCTGTTCCACAACGGCGCCTTCAACGAATTCCACGTGCAGCGCACCAGCCTGGCGTTGATGGGCTACGGCGTCGGGCTGGTCGGCCTGGTGGCCGTCAAGGTGCTGGCGCCGGGCTACTACGCCAAGCACGACACGCGAACGCCGATGCTGATCGCGGTGGCGGTACTGGTGCTGACGCAACTGCTCAACGTCGCCCTGGTGCCGCTGCTTCAGCATGCGGCGCTGACGCTCACCATCGCCATCGGCGCGATGGTCAATGCGCTCTGGCTGCTCGTCGGACTGGTCCGCCGCGGCAGCTATCGGCCCGAGCCGGGCTGGGGGCGCTTCCTGCTCCAGGTGCTGGCGGGGACCGCCGCGCTGAGCGCCCTGCTGGTCTGGGGCAACCAGCACTTCGACTGGATCGGGCTGCAGGCGCAGCGCCTGCATCGCATTGGCCTGCTGGCGGCACTGGTGATAGGCGGGGCGTTGCTGTACTTCGCAGTGCTGGCGCTCGCGGGCGTCAAGCTGCGCAGCCTGGTGCGCCGCTGA
- a CDS encoding bleomycin resistance protein: MAQDSKTAAADLGTLHEFHGVQPVLPVADAARAARYFCDVLGFELDFIAGEPPSYARVKKGDRSYGDPVYIRLWQCGRREAEAWRGEIVIHVGQDVDGLHAAYVKRGVSVIEPPMSQPWGLREFAIREPDGHVLRFCGYL; encoded by the coding sequence ATGGCGCAGGACAGCAAGACCGCGGCCGCCGACCTCGGCACGCTGCATGAATTCCACGGCGTGCAGCCGGTGCTGCCGGTCGCCGATGCGGCCCGCGCCGCGCGCTATTTCTGCGATGTGCTCGGCTTCGAGCTCGACTTCATCGCCGGCGAGCCGCCGAGCTATGCGCGGGTGAAGAAGGGCGACCGCAGCTACGGCGATCCGGTCTACATCCGGCTGTGGCAATGCGGCCGGCGCGAGGCCGAGGCCTGGCGCGGCGAGATCGTGATTCATGTGGGCCAGGACGTCGACGGCCTGCATGCCGCTTACGTGAAACGCGGCGTCAGCGTGATCGAGCCGCCGATGTCGCAGCCCTGGGGGCTGCGCGAGTTCGCGATACGCGAGCCCGACGGGCATGTGCTGCGCTTCTGCGGCTATCTCTGA
- a CDS encoding GlxA family transcriptional regulator, giving the protein MSSAPRIRVVFVLLPNSLVLDWAGPAEALRIANQQLRAGGQAERFAIEFASPSPTSTGSVGITLSGLDPLPTYWDDGPAWIVLVGLPGDTVSTAGADAQALLRWLRGQRLERGRLELVTICAGALLAAHAGALAGRRVTTHHHHLDELRRVEPRCDVVANRVFVIDPPLYSSAGVTTGIDLMLHRIADTCGGALAAQVAQTMVVALRRGPQDPELSPFLAHRNHLHPALHRVQDAVSEAPQDDWSVPRMAQVAHTSSRHLTRLFVEHAGVAPLDYLRRLRLATARLALDSGANVTRAAELAGFASDTQLRRAWRRFGAEGVPSRHRLAPRA; this is encoded by the coding sequence ATGAGCAGCGCGCCACGCATCCGGGTCGTGTTCGTGCTGCTACCGAACAGCCTGGTATTGGACTGGGCCGGCCCGGCGGAAGCGCTGCGCATCGCCAACCAGCAGCTGCGCGCCGGCGGGCAAGCCGAGCGCTTCGCCATCGAGTTCGCCTCCCCGAGCCCCACCTCGACCGGCTCCGTCGGAATCACCCTGAGCGGCCTGGATCCATTGCCGACCTATTGGGACGACGGGCCCGCCTGGATCGTGCTGGTGGGCCTGCCGGGCGACACAGTGTCGACGGCCGGTGCGGACGCCCAGGCACTGCTGCGCTGGCTGCGCGGCCAGCGACTGGAGCGGGGCCGTCTCGAGCTGGTGACGATCTGCGCCGGCGCCCTGCTGGCTGCCCATGCCGGCGCCCTGGCAGGACGGCGCGTCACGACCCATCACCATCACCTCGATGAACTGCGGAGGGTGGAACCGCGCTGTGACGTGGTGGCCAACCGCGTGTTCGTGATCGACCCGCCGCTCTACAGCAGCGCCGGCGTGACGACCGGCATCGACCTGATGCTGCATCGCATTGCCGACACCTGCGGCGGGGCGCTGGCGGCCCAGGTCGCCCAGACCATGGTGGTGGCGCTGCGGCGCGGTCCGCAGGACCCGGAACTCTCGCCCTTCCTGGCCCACCGCAACCACCTGCACCCTGCGCTCCATCGCGTGCAGGATGCGGTGAGCGAGGCGCCGCAGGACGACTGGAGCGTGCCGCGCATGGCCCAGGTCGCCCACACCTCGTCACGTCACCTGACGCGCCTGTTCGTCGAGCATGCAGGCGTGGCACCGCTCGATTACCTGCGCCGCCTGCGCCTGGCGACAGCGCGGCTGGCCCTCGACTCGGGCGCCAACGTCACCCGCGCGGCCGAGCTGGCAGGTTTCGCTTCCGACACCCAGCTGCGCCGCGCCTGGAGGCGGTTCGGCGCCGAGGGAGTGCCTTCGCGCCACCGGCTCGCCCCCCGCGCCTGA
- a CDS encoding SirB1 family protein: protein MTFSFQAPTALEYFESLVKSDDHFPLLEAAASLAQDEYPELDVQQVLGDVDQLLARLKRRLPADAAPLQRLRALNQFFFHDLSFGGNVNDYYDPDNSYLNAVLRTRRGIPISLAVLWMELAQGLGLQARGVGFPGHFMVKITLPKGQVVIDPFTGKSLSREELSERLEPYKRSSGLVGDFDVPLGLYLQPASPREIIGRMLRNLKEIHRAQEDWQRAIAVQDRLVTLFPEAWGEHRDRGLAHAEQGNTARAVRDLETYLMHAEDALDIDAIAERVAALRRAEN, encoded by the coding sequence ATGACGTTCAGCTTCCAGGCGCCCACCGCACTCGAGTACTTCGAGTCGCTTGTCAAGAGCGACGACCACTTCCCGCTGCTCGAAGCCGCCGCCAGCCTGGCCCAGGACGAATACCCCGAGCTCGATGTCCAGCAGGTGCTGGGCGATGTCGACCAGTTGCTCGCGCGCCTCAAGCGCAGGCTGCCCGCCGATGCCGCACCGCTGCAGCGGCTGCGCGCCCTCAACCAGTTCTTCTTCCACGACCTGAGCTTTGGCGGCAACGTCAACGACTACTACGACCCCGACAACAGCTACCTCAACGCGGTGCTGCGCACGCGCCGCGGCATCCCGATCTCGCTGGCCGTGCTGTGGATGGAGCTGGCGCAGGGCCTGGGCCTGCAGGCGCGCGGCGTGGGCTTCCCGGGCCACTTCATGGTCAAGATCACGCTGCCCAAGGGGCAGGTGGTGATCGATCCCTTCACCGGCAAGTCGCTCTCGCGCGAGGAGCTCAGCGAGCGTCTCGAGCCCTACAAGCGCAGCAGCGGGCTGGTTGGCGACTTCGACGTGCCGTTGGGCCTGTACCTGCAGCCGGCCTCGCCGCGCGAGATCATCGGGCGCATGCTGCGCAACCTGAAGGAAATCCACCGGGCGCAGGAAGACTGGCAGCGCGCGATCGCGGTGCAGGACCGGCTGGTCACGCTCTTCCCCGAGGCCTGGGGCGAGCACCGCGACCGCGGGCTGGCCCATGCGGAGCAGGGCAACACCGCACGCGCGGTACGCGACCTCGAGACCTACCTGATGCATGCCGAGGATGCGCTCGACATCGATGCCATCGCCGAGCGTGTCGCCGCCTTGCGCCGGGCGGAGAACTGA
- the rpsT gene encoding 30S ribosomal protein S20 — translation MASTKPKKKNPRLASGRKRVRQDTKLNAANTSLRSKYRTAVKNVEKAVVAGDKTKAAELFAKAQSIVDTIADKGIFHKNKAARDKSRLAAKVKTLALAEKAAA, via the coding sequence ATGGCATCCACCAAGCCCAAGAAAAAGAACCCGCGCCTCGCGTCGGGCCGCAAGCGCGTCCGCCAGGACACCAAGCTCAACGCCGCGAACACCTCGCTGCGCTCCAAGTACCGCACCGCTGTGAAGAATGTCGAGAAGGCCGTCGTGGCCGGCGACAAGACCAAGGCGGCAGAGCTCTTCGCGAAGGCCCAGAGCATCGTCGACACCATCGCCGACAAGGGCATCTTCCACAAGAACAAGGCTGCTCGCGACAAGAGCCGCCTGGCAGCCAAGGTCAAGACCCTGGCCCTCGCCGAAAAGGCCGCCGCCTGA
- a CDS encoding AI-2E family transporter: protein MSVVAPLPSRRLVTASYLLIAGALLLIMWQGLLPGLLCVCIGFLGTRWLARLLDAGLGRLLPAKARQQAPDSPSSWSRVVAATLVSLAPIGLGMLAFSEAREFVLGAPEQYQELLDYIARTVLELRLKLPPEIGTYLPEGTAEVQRVIAGYLRAQAGALALTGRAWLGGLLFAYVGLIVGALAAVARHPSSGRPLAELLKQRITLFGEAFGQIVAAQFWIAAFNTLLTAIFLLFVLPHWELNLPYTPALITLTFVAGLVPIVGNLLCNTVITLVGLSVSPVTALACLGFLILIHKAEYFINAKVVGARTQMGVWELLSVMFVAEAVFGPAGLVAAPLFYAYLKKELQAARLV from the coding sequence GTGAGCGTCGTCGCCCCCCTCCCCTCGCGCAGGCTGGTCACGGCGAGCTACCTGCTCATCGCAGGCGCCCTGCTGCTGATCATGTGGCAGGGCCTGCTGCCCGGGCTGCTGTGCGTCTGCATCGGCTTTCTCGGCACACGCTGGCTCGCGCGCCTGCTCGATGCGGGACTGGGCCGGCTGCTCCCCGCGAAGGCGCGCCAGCAGGCGCCGGACTCCCCGTCGTCCTGGTCGCGCGTCGTCGCCGCAACCCTCGTGTCGCTGGCGCCGATCGGCCTGGGCATGCTGGCGTTTTCGGAAGCGCGCGAGTTCGTGCTCGGCGCGCCGGAGCAATACCAGGAACTGCTCGACTACATCGCCCGCACGGTGCTGGAGCTGCGGCTCAAGCTGCCGCCCGAGATCGGTACCTACCTGCCCGAAGGCACGGCCGAGGTGCAGCGGGTCATCGCCGGCTACCTCCGCGCCCAGGCCGGCGCGCTCGCGCTGACCGGCCGCGCCTGGCTGGGCGGCCTGCTGTTCGCCTATGTCGGCCTGATCGTCGGGGCATTGGCGGCCGTGGCCCGGCATCCATCCAGCGGCCGCCCGCTGGCCGAGCTGCTCAAGCAGCGCATCACCCTGTTCGGCGAGGCCTTCGGCCAGATCGTGGCCGCACAGTTCTGGATCGCGGCCTTCAACACGCTGCTGACTGCGATCTTCCTGTTGTTCGTGCTGCCGCACTGGGAGCTGAACCTGCCCTACACGCCAGCGCTGATCACGCTGACCTTCGTCGCCGGCCTGGTGCCGATCGTCGGCAACCTGCTGTGCAACACGGTGATCACGCTGGTGGGCCTGTCGGTCTCGCCGGTCACTGCGCTGGCTTGCCTGGGCTTTCTGATCCTCATTCACAAGGCCGAGTACTTCATCAATGCCAAGGTGGTCGGCGCCCGCACGCAGATGGGCGTGTGGGAGCTGCTGTCTGTGATGTTCGTGGCCGAGGCCGTGTTCGGCCCGGCCGGGCTGGTGGCGGCTCCGTTGTTCTACGCCTACCTCAAGAAGGAACTGCAGGCGGCACGGCTGGTTTGA
- a CDS encoding amylo-alpha-1,6-glucosidase — translation MTTEPPLAELEVEAVLERNPQRLFVLKEGDTFLVADVYGDVTGEADGLFHNDTRMLSTFLLRLAGRRPSLLSGAVSQDNLFFTANMTNHPLPLLGNPATAEGVIHLERKRFIWNDRIFERISVLNYGDQRVQAPLTLHFAADFHDMFEVRGQQRQQRGAREPSLLKERGVELRYQGLDGLLRSMCIEFSENPERMDERHAAFMVQLDPQQRWTLHAEIGPCPSDAGCSRYRQAAAAARRSMRTRQRRGARVLASGRLFQSWLDKSRADLALLTTDLPTGPYPYAGIPWFSTPFGRDAIVTALQTLWLDPGLAHGVLSFLAHNQAQQTSTFRDSEPGKIMHETRKGEMAAVNELPFAKYYGGVDTTPLFVMLAGAYAERMGDPHVLDAFWPALEAAVRWIERSAASHPTGFLSYARGEVTGLANQGWKDSNDSVFHADGSTPEGPIALIEVQGYAYRAYAAMAELSRLRGDADAARHWQQSAVALQASVERHFWQEDMQFYALALDGHGQPCRVRASNVGHLLYTGLPRAERGRAAAEQLLSRAFNSGWGIRTLPPETPRFNPMSYHNGSVWPHDVVLCGAGLARYGERDGLVRLLNGLFEAATHFGMRLPELFCGFERAPGEAPIAYPVACLPQAWAAGSVFMLLQACLGLQLDAHRGLVRVEDPRLPDGIDHLQLRHLQLGTQKLDLSFQRLGERVVAFIDRQEGPSPVKLSLKL, via the coding sequence ATGACGACTGAACCGCCGCTCGCGGAGCTCGAGGTCGAGGCGGTACTCGAACGCAATCCGCAGCGGCTTTTTGTCCTGAAGGAGGGCGACACCTTCCTGGTCGCCGATGTCTACGGCGACGTCACGGGAGAAGCCGACGGCCTGTTCCACAACGACACGCGCATGCTGTCGACCTTCCTCCTGCGGCTGGCCGGTCGAAGGCCTTCGCTGCTGTCGGGCGCCGTGAGCCAGGACAACCTGTTCTTCACGGCCAACATGACCAACCACCCGCTGCCCCTGCTCGGCAACCCGGCCACGGCGGAGGGCGTGATCCACCTGGAGCGCAAGCGTTTCATCTGGAACGACCGCATCTTCGAGCGCATCAGCGTGCTGAACTATGGCGACCAACGGGTGCAGGCACCGCTGACACTGCATTTCGCGGCCGATTTCCACGACATGTTCGAGGTGCGCGGCCAGCAGCGGCAGCAGCGCGGCGCCCGCGAGCCGTCGCTGCTGAAGGAGCGCGGCGTGGAGTTGCGCTACCAGGGCCTCGACGGCCTGCTGCGCAGCATGTGCATCGAGTTCTCCGAGAACCCCGAGCGCATGGATGAGCGGCATGCGGCCTTCATGGTGCAACTCGATCCGCAGCAGCGCTGGACGCTGCATGCCGAGATCGGACCTTGTCCTTCGGACGCCGGCTGTTCGCGCTACCGGCAAGCCGCAGCCGCGGCCCGGCGCAGCATGCGCACGCGCCAGCGGCGCGGCGCGCGCGTACTGGCCTCGGGCCGATTGTTCCAGTCGTGGCTGGACAAATCGCGCGCCGACCTGGCGTTGCTGACCACCGACCTGCCCACCGGCCCGTACCCCTACGCCGGCATTCCGTGGTTCTCGACCCCGTTCGGACGCGATGCGATCGTGACAGCACTCCAGACGCTATGGCTCGATCCGGGCCTGGCGCACGGCGTGCTGTCCTTCCTGGCGCACAACCAGGCGCAGCAGACCTCGACTTTCCGCGACTCCGAGCCGGGCAAGATCATGCATGAGACGCGCAAGGGCGAGATGGCGGCGGTGAACGAGTTGCCCTTCGCCAAGTACTACGGCGGGGTCGACACGACGCCGCTGTTCGTCATGCTGGCGGGTGCCTACGCGGAACGGATGGGCGATCCCCACGTGCTGGATGCCTTCTGGCCGGCACTGGAAGCCGCCGTGCGCTGGATCGAGCGCAGCGCGGCCAGCCATCCGACCGGCTTCCTGAGCTATGCGCGCGGCGAGGTGACCGGGCTGGCCAACCAGGGCTGGAAAGACAGCAACGACTCGGTGTTCCACGCCGACGGGAGCACGCCGGAAGGGCCGATCGCGTTGATCGAAGTCCAGGGCTACGCCTACCGCGCCTACGCCGCGATGGCCGAGCTATCGCGCCTGCGCGGCGACGCGGACGCGGCCCGCCACTGGCAGCAAAGCGCGGTGGCGCTGCAGGCTTCGGTCGAACGGCACTTCTGGCAGGAGGACATGCAGTTCTACGCGCTTGCGCTTGACGGCCACGGGCAACCCTGCCGGGTGCGGGCGTCGAACGTGGGGCATCTTCTGTACACCGGGCTTCCGCGCGCCGAGCGCGGGCGGGCCGCCGCCGAACAGTTGCTCTCGCGTGCCTTCAACTCCGGCTGGGGCATTCGCACGCTGCCGCCCGAGACGCCGCGCTTCAATCCGATGTCCTACCACAACGGCTCGGTCTGGCCCCACGACGTGGTGCTGTGCGGCGCCGGGCTGGCGCGCTACGGCGAGCGCGACGGGCTGGTCCGGCTGCTGAACGGCCTGTTCGAGGCTGCCACGCATTTCGGCATGCGGCTGCCCGAGCTGTTCTGCGGCTTCGAGCGCGCGCCGGGCGAGGCGCCGATCGCCTATCCGGTCGCCTGCTTGCCGCAGGCCTGGGCGGCGGGCTCGGTCTTCATGCTGCTGCAGGCCTGTCTGGGCTTGCAGCTCGATGCCCATCGCGGACTGGTGCGCGTCGAGGATCCGCGACTGCCGGATGGAATCGACCATCTCCAGCTCCGGCACCTGCAACTCGGCACGCAGAAGCTGGACCTGAGCTTTCAGCGCCTGGGCGAGCGCGTGGTCGCATTCATCGACCGGCAGGAGGGGCCGTCACCGGTCAAGCTGTCGCTGAAGCTGTAA